Genomic window (Ruminococcus flavefaciens AE3010):
CTATTGCGGCTATCAGCACGGGAACGAAACTCCTGCCCCATACCGCCGCAGCTGCGGTAGCAAGTCCGATAAAGGTAAGCTTTATCACTGTCAGTACAAGCTCCGCACCATGCTCACAGACCGTCCCTGCGGTAAACTCCGCTATTATGGCACCGCCGTCCAGACTTCTGTAGGGCAGCATATTATAAACCGCCGCCATGAGATTCAGCAGCGGAAAGTCTCCGCCGCAGCCTGCTCCTTTCATAACGATATACATTATAATGTTAGCAGCAGGTCCTGCAGCAAGCACAAAAACGCTCCGCCCCACGGATATTACGCTGCTTTTCTGCCTGTCCATGCGGACACCGAAGCCGCTGAGCTCCACTGAGCGTATATGACCGCCCACAAGTGCAAGTGCCGCTGTGTGTCCCGCTTCATGAACTGTGCAGACCGTATAGAACGCCAGCACAAGCCTGCTGTCACGAAGCAGAAATATCAGGGCATTGAACACAAAAAACGAAAAATCCATACGGACCGCAGTCCTTCCAAGTTTAAAGCTTATCAATATAGTTCAGTATATGGTCTATGGGATTGGGTATGATATTTTTATCCTCGGTAACAAGTCCTCGGAGCTTCTGAAAGATTGCTCCCGTAATATCGGGATAGAGCATATTCCCTGCGAAGAACAGCACTCCTATGAGTATGCATATGACTGCCTGTGTTGCGATTATATCATCGGCACGATTGCGGCGTTTTCTGTCGTAGGACTCCATGAGAGCCTCTGTGGTGTCCTCTCCTGTCTCTTCATGCATTTCCTCGTTTTCCATACTATCACCTCTGTAAAACAATATGCGAAAAAAATCGAAAAATGCAGAAAAATCCATGTTTTTTTCGCCGCTGTCGGCTCATAATACTGTTGCGGAGCTATTCCGCACTTCAAATCAGAGGTAAATGCTTATGAAAATAAACGCTTCCGCTGCGCTGCTGACTGCGGCTGTCATGCCTTGTACGGCAGTATATGCTGCCGACAGCACAAAGATAGGCTACGGTCAGGGCACGGCTGTCGATGAGAACAACCGTCCCGTAGACGCAGTGCAGTTCAACAGCCGATTCGGCGACCTTGATGCCTTCGCCCTGTCGGAGGACGACAAAAGAATAATCATCACCTTTGATCAGGGCTATGAAAACGGCTATACCGCCAAGATACTGGATACACTGAAAGAAAAGGACGTTCAGGCGATATTCTTTCTGACAGGTCCTTATGCCAAAACAGAGCAGGCACTTGTAAAGCGTATGATAGACGAGGGACATATCCTCGGAAATCACGGTATGACACACGCAAGTCTGCCGACGCTCTGCGATGAGGACGCAAAGAAAGAGATAATGTCGCTCCACGACTATGTCACAGACAACTACGGCTATGAGATGCAGTACTTCCGCTGTCCATGCGGAGAGTACTCCGAAAGAGCACTTGAGACCGTACAGAGCTGCGGCTACAAGACCTTGTTCTGGAGCAGCGCCTATGTGGACTGGAATACCGACTGCCAGCCGTCACCTGCAGAGGGACTTAAAAAGCTTACCGACACAGCACACGGCGGAGAGATACTTCTTCTCCACTCTGTCTCTGCAACAAATGCAGAGATACTGGGCGACCTGATAGACGCTTTCCGTGCAAAGGGCTTTAAGGTATAAAAAAATTTATAAGGGACGCCTTCACTTGCAAGGCGTCCCCTCTAAAAAAAACAGTCCACTGGACTGTTTTTTTATTCACCCCTTGCGAAGCGCCTGACGTAATCGGGGCTCTGCCCCGCGTCCCCGCAAGGGCTGTCCCCCTAATCGGGTCCGTCCCCTCTGTCGCGTTGCGACATCTCCCCACCCTGTGGGGAGTCACCCTTGACCTGACCAAAGGGAGTATACTCCCTTTGGAATCCCATTATTAGTTAAAACAGACTTAGACGACAAACAGAATGGGGCGATATATAATATCGCCCCCAATAATGGTATTTTAAGCTAATCTGCCCTTGATGATGATAGTGCTTACCCCTGCCTGTGCAGTCCACTCACCTGTATCCTCGTTCTGGATAAACTGAGCAGCAGGCACGGTTATCTGACCGTCAATACTTGTGAATACGCCAGTATCCGGATCATAAGCATAATTAGTACCCGATGCCCAAGCCTCACCGTTGAACTCGGCTGTGAGCTCTGTGAGCGCAGGTGTAAAGGTATCGCTGAACACCACATTACTGTCTGCTTCCACGGGAACTGCGCCGAAGTTCTGGATAACAAAGGTGTATGTCACCTCGCCGTTCTCCTCAACAGCAGCAGGGCTCAGGGACTTGCTGATAGCAAGGTCTACTCCCTCAGCATAGGCAATTGTCTCTGACGCTGTTATGGGAGTAAATCCCTCGCCGCTGACAGTTGCTGTATTGACTATCTCCGCCTCGTCACCGAGGGGAGCAAAGCTGTTTGTATCGGCTGAATAAATTAGCATTGCATTGCCGCCTGCGGGTACGTTGATACCTGTGACAGTAAGGGGCGATGTGGAGACCACAACAGGGTCAGCCTGTGCAACGCCGTTTACATAGTAAGTGAGAGAACCCTCACTGTAGGTAAGCGGCACAGCAGTACCACTTTCCCCGAAGCTGTATTCGCCGAGATCATCGGTAACTGTAAGGTCTCTGTAGCATGAAGAGCCTGTATTCACTATGCTGATGATATAGACGTTCTCGCTGTCTGCGATATAGGTGTCTGAGACAGCGTTC
Coding sequences:
- a CDS encoding polysaccharide deacetylase family protein — its product is MKINASAALLTAAVMPCTAVYAADSTKIGYGQGTAVDENNRPVDAVQFNSRFGDLDAFALSEDDKRIIITFDQGYENGYTAKILDTLKEKDVQAIFFLTGPYAKTEQALVKRMIDEGHILGNHGMTHASLPTLCDEDAKKEIMSLHDYVTDNYGYEMQYFRCPCGEYSERALETVQSCGYKTLFWSSAYVDWNTDCQPSPAEGLKKLTDTAHGGEILLLHSVSATNAEILGDLIDAFRAKGFKV